From a region of the Flavobacterium sediminilitoris genome:
- a CDS encoding PIG-L family deacetylase, translated as MIKKYPLFLLLFTLFVQAQAPKKPNSNEIYEAIQKLNFLGKVLYVAAHPDDENTRLITYFANHYHAETAYLSLTRGDGGQNLIGPELREKLGAIRTQELLAARNIDGGNQFFTRANDFGYSKEPNETFSIWNKEQVLEDVIQVMETFQPDIVINRFNHRTPGTTHGHHTASAILSLEAYNKLSTKPSRVFFNTSWWFYGSEEAFEKADKSNLLTFNANVYYPLKGKSNHEIAALSRSQHKCQGFGATGSRGSETEYLELLKGSLPNASNIFEGIDTSWNRIKNGATIGQILNKIEVNFDFKNPSNHIPELVKAYLLIQKLDDSYWKTTKTNQISKIIEACSGLYLEAITSTEKATKNETITINFEAINRSNSNVKLLNISILNQNKKTKNKVLLNNEKINFEEKNFKIPNSIEYTNLFWLKEKPTVGMYQVSNKSIRILPEEKLQFPVIFSIEIEGTKIDFVKNLVYKKNDPEKGETYIPFSVLPEVTSEIVNKVSIFNNNEPKEIVVKLKSNKENSEGTAKLILDSSWKVEPKEIPFSIASKNEEKTILFKVFPPKNESSTDFSVEINTNTEKHQLECVEIKYDHIPKQTILQPSEGKLVKLDIQIKGKNIGYLIGAGDEVGKNLENIGYQITYINPHEISVENLNKFDAVILGIRAFNTIDELKFKNKELFQYVSNGGNLIVQYNTTNGLLTKEVAPYELVISRDRVTNEKAKITFLNPNHPVLNAPNKITTKDFENWIQEQGLYYPNKWSTSFTPILSAADEGENQKEGALLIAKHGKGNYIYTGLSFFRELPEGVSGAYRLLANLISLDK; from the coding sequence ATGATAAAAAAATATCCTTTATTCCTTTTACTTTTTACTCTTTTCGTTCAAGCACAAGCTCCCAAAAAACCAAACTCTAATGAAATTTATGAAGCCATTCAAAAATTAAATTTTTTAGGAAAAGTACTTTATGTAGCCGCTCATCCAGATGATGAAAACACTCGATTAATTACTTATTTCGCTAATCATTATCATGCTGAAACAGCTTATCTATCACTTACACGTGGAGATGGTGGTCAAAATTTAATAGGACCTGAATTAAGAGAAAAATTAGGAGCAATAAGAACGCAAGAATTATTAGCTGCCCGAAATATTGATGGTGGAAATCAATTTTTTACTCGTGCTAATGATTTTGGCTATTCAAAAGAACCTAATGAAACCTTTTCTATTTGGAACAAAGAGCAAGTTTTAGAAGATGTTATACAAGTAATGGAAACATTTCAACCAGATATTGTTATCAATAGGTTTAATCATAGAACTCCTGGTACAACTCACGGACATCACACAGCTTCTGCAATATTGAGTTTAGAAGCTTATAATAAATTATCAACAAAGCCAAGTAGAGTCTTTTTTAATACATCATGGTGGTTTTATGGGAGTGAAGAAGCCTTTGAAAAAGCAGATAAATCAAATTTATTAACATTTAATGCAAATGTATATTATCCACTAAAAGGAAAAAGTAATCATGAAATTGCAGCTTTAAGTAGAAGTCAACATAAATGTCAAGGTTTTGGAGCAACAGGTTCAAGAGGGAGTGAAACAGAATATTTAGAACTTTTAAAAGGAAGTTTACCTAATGCTTCTAATATTTTTGAAGGAATTGATACTTCATGGAATAGAATAAAAAATGGAGCAACAATTGGACAAATATTAAATAAAATTGAAGTAAATTTTGATTTTAAAAATCCATCTAATCATATTCCTGAATTAGTTAAAGCCTATCTATTAATTCAAAAATTAGATGATAGCTATTGGAAAACAACCAAAACCAATCAAATATCTAAAATTATTGAAGCTTGTAGTGGTTTATATTTAGAAGCCATTACTTCAACCGAAAAAGCTACTAAAAATGAAACTATCACAATAAATTTTGAAGCGATAAATAGAAGTAATTCAAATGTAAAACTTTTAAATATTTCTATTCTTAATCAGAATAAGAAGACAAAAAACAAAGTATTACTTAATAATGAAAAAATAAATTTTGAAGAAAAAAACTTTAAAATTCCAAATTCAATTGAATACACAAATCTATTTTGGTTAAAAGAAAAACCAACTGTAGGAATGTATCAAGTATCTAATAAATCTATTAGAATTCTTCCAGAAGAAAAATTACAATTTCCTGTCATTTTTTCGATAGAAATTGAAGGAACAAAAATCGATTTTGTGAAAAATTTAGTCTATAAAAAAAATGATCCTGAAAAAGGAGAAACTTATATCCCTTTTTCAGTTTTACCGGAAGTTACATCTGAAATAGTCAATAAAGTTTCCATTTTTAATAATAATGAGCCAAAAGAAATTGTAGTAAAATTAAAATCTAATAAAGAAAATAGTGAAGGAACTGCAAAATTGATTTTAGATTCTAGTTGGAAAGTTGAACCAAAAGAAATTCCTTTTTCAATTGCTTCAAAAAATGAGGAAAAAACAATACTATTTAAAGTTTTTCCACCAAAAAATGAAAGTAGCACCGATTTTTCTGTTGAAATAAATACCAATACTGAAAAACATCAATTAGAATGTGTAGAAATTAAATATGATCATATACCAAAACAAACTATTTTACAACCATCAGAAGGAAAATTAGTAAAACTAGACATTCAAATTAAAGGTAAAAATATTGGCTATCTAATTGGCGCTGGAGATGAAGTTGGTAAAAATTTAGAAAATATTGGATATCAAATAACATATATCAATCCACATGAAATTTCTGTTGAAAATTTAAATAAATTCGACGCTGTAATCTTAGGAATTAGAGCATTTAATACTATTGACGAACTAAAATTTAAAAACAAAGAACTTTTTCAATATGTTTCAAATGGTGGAAATTTAATTGTTCAATACAATACAACTAATGGGTTATTAACTAAAGAAGTTGCTCCTTATGAATTAGTAATTTCTAGAGATAGAGTAACAAATGAAAAAGCAAAAATCACTTTTCTAAACCCAAATCATCCTGTTTTAAATGCACCAAATAAAATAACTACTAAGGATTTTGAAAATTGGATTCAAGAGCAAGGTTTATATTATCCAAATAAATGGAGTACTTCTTTCACTCCTATTTTAAGTGCAGCAGATGAAGGAGAAAATCAAAAGGAAGGTGCACTTTTAATTGCAAAACATGGAAAAGGAAACTATATTTATACTGGCTTAAGCTTTTTTAGAGAATTACCAGAAGGTGTTTCTGGAGCTTATAGACTACTTGCTAATTTAATATCATTAGACAAATAA
- a CDS encoding sodium:solute symporter yields the protein MENLDWIVLSCTLLFIVIYGALKTKGSANVKDYLLDNNETPWFTVGLSVMATQASAITFLSTPGQAYHDGMGFVQFYFGLPLAMIVIAYTFIPIYHKLKVYTAYEYLEQRFNVKTRTLAAVLFLFQRGLGTGITIYAPSIILSALLGWNLTMLNIIIGVLVIIYTVTGGTKAVNVTQKQQMFVIISGMFITFFLILDYLPEDLDFTNALHVAGANGKMDILDFSYNPETRYTFWSGITGGFFLMLSYFGTDQSQVGRYLSGKSVKESQMGLIMNGFLKVPMQFFILLTGVLVFVFFQFNDTPLHFNPNNVNKVKESTHKKSYENLESELDHINEEKKVVNKIYIEQLQHNDFDNPTLRKQMVALSLKEKELREEAKEIIKKVDTGSETNDKDYVFLYFILHYLPKGLLGLLLAVIFSAAMSSSASGLNSLAATTAIDLYKRNVNDKSDKHYVYATQYFTLFWGIIAIGFACISSLFENLIQLVNIIGSVFYGTVLGIFLVGFYIKYIKGEAIFIGACISQTLIFIIYYFAIHIQPNDSEKLSYLWLNFIGVLLTLVISSIIQLILNKTKQETEINNS from the coding sequence ATGGAAAATTTAGATTGGATTGTACTATCGTGTACACTACTTTTTATTGTTATTTACGGTGCATTAAAAACGAAAGGAAGCGCAAATGTAAAAGACTATCTTTTAGACAATAACGAAACACCATGGTTCACCGTAGGCCTTTCTGTTATGGCAACGCAAGCCAGTGCTATTACTTTTTTATCAACTCCAGGTCAGGCTTATCATGATGGAATGGGATTCGTTCAGTTCTATTTTGGTTTACCACTTGCAATGATTGTTATTGCTTATACTTTTATTCCTATATATCATAAATTAAAAGTATATACTGCTTATGAATATTTGGAACAACGTTTTAATGTAAAAACTCGTACTCTTGCTGCTGTTCTTTTTCTTTTTCAAAGAGGCTTAGGAACAGGAATTACGATTTATGCACCATCTATTATTCTTTCTGCATTATTAGGATGGAATCTAACAATGCTTAATATTATTATAGGTGTTTTAGTAATTATTTATACCGTAACAGGTGGAACAAAAGCAGTAAACGTAACCCAAAAGCAACAAATGTTTGTTATCATATCGGGAATGTTTATTACCTTTTTCTTAATTCTTGATTATTTACCTGAAGACTTAGATTTTACAAATGCACTCCATGTAGCTGGAGCCAATGGTAAAATGGATATCCTAGATTTTTCATATAATCCTGAAACACGTTACACCTTTTGGAGTGGAATTACAGGTGGATTTTTCTTAATGTTATCTTATTTTGGAACAGACCAATCACAAGTTGGACGTTATCTTTCTGGAAAATCAGTAAAAGAAAGTCAAATGGGATTAATAATGAATGGATTTTTAAAAGTTCCAATGCAATTTTTTATCCTTTTAACTGGTGTTTTAGTTTTCGTATTCTTTCAATTTAACGATACACCTTTGCATTTTAATCCAAATAATGTTAATAAAGTAAAAGAATCTACTCATAAAAAATCTTATGAAAATTTAGAAAGTGAATTAGATCATATTAATGAAGAGAAAAAAGTAGTTAATAAAATTTATATTGAACAACTTCAGCATAATGATTTTGACAATCCTACATTAAGAAAACAAATGGTTGCACTTTCATTAAAAGAAAAAGAGTTAAGAGAAGAGGCAAAAGAAATAATTAAGAAAGTAGATACTGGTTCTGAAACAAATGATAAAGATTATGTTTTTCTATATTTTATTTTACATTACTTGCCAAAAGGATTGTTAGGATTATTGTTAGCTGTAATTTTTAGTGCCGCAATGTCTTCTAGTGCTTCAGGATTAAACTCTCTTGCAGCAACAACAGCAATAGATTTATATAAAAGGAATGTAAATGATAAATCTGATAAACACTATGTTTATGCTACACAATACTTTACGCTATTTTGGGGAATTATTGCTATTGGTTTTGCCTGTATAAGTTCCCTTTTTGAAAACCTAATTCAGTTAGTAAATATAATCGGTTCTGTTTTTTATGGAACTGTATTAGGCATCTTCTTAGTTGGATTCTATATTAAATATATAAAAGGTGAAGCTATTTTTATAGGAGCATGTATAAGTCAAACACTTATTTTTATTATCTATTATTTTGCTATTCATATTCAACCAAATGATAGTGAAAAGCTAAGTTATCTATGGCTAAACTTCATTGGTGTTTTACTAACTTTAGTTATTTCATCTATTATTCAATTAATTTTAAATAAAACCAAACAAGAAACTGAAATAAATAATAGTTAA
- a CDS encoding DUF2911 domain-containing protein, giving the protein MKKVFIMALFALSTLTINAQVETPQASPAAKVDQVVGLTNVKIDYSRPGAKGRTVYGDLVPYGKNWRTGANANTVISFDEDIKVNGKDLKKGKYALYTTPKADSWDVIFYTATDNWGLPEKWDESKVALRTTVKPETLNKSVESFTISINSLTNDSATLDLAWERTTVSVPFTVPTNEIAMNSIEKALAGPTSRDYFSAAQYYYQSNNDLNKALTWINSAVEMTPTGADTPFWYLRLKSLIQAKLGDKKGAIATAKSSLNAAVKAGNADYEKMNKDSIAEWSK; this is encoded by the coding sequence ATGAAAAAGGTATTCATAATGGCATTGTTTGCATTATCTACGCTAACAATTAATGCCCAAGTAGAAACTCCACAAGCAAGTCCTGCTGCAAAAGTGGATCAGGTTGTAGGTTTAACAAATGTAAAAATAGATTATTCAAGACCAGGAGCAAAAGGGAGAACAGTTTACGGAGATTTAGTTCCTTATGGAAAGAATTGGAGAACAGGAGCAAATGCCAATACTGTAATTTCATTTGATGAAGACATTAAAGTTAATGGTAAAGATTTAAAGAAAGGGAAGTATGCTTTATATACAACTCCAAAAGCAGATAGTTGGGATGTAATTTTTTATACAGCAACAGATAATTGGGGATTACCAGAAAAATGGGATGAAAGTAAAGTAGCTTTAAGAACTACTGTAAAACCTGAAACGTTGAATAAATCTGTAGAATCATTTACTATTTCAATAAATAGTTTAACAAATGATAGTGCTACTTTAGATTTAGCGTGGGAAAGAACAACTGTTTCTGTTCCATTTACTGTTCCTACAAATGAAATAGCAATGAATAGTATAGAAAAAGCGTTAGCTGGACCAACTTCTAGAGATTATTTTTCAGCGGCTCAATATTATTACCAATCAAATAATGATTTAAATAAAGCATTAACTTGGATAAATAGTGCTGTTGAAATGACTCCAACAGGAGCAGATACACCATTTTGGTATTTACGTTTAAAATCATTGATTCAAGCGAAATTAGGAGATAAAAAAGGAGCAATTGCTACAGCTAAATCTTCTTTGAATGCAGCGGTTAAAGCAGGAAATGCTGATTATGAAAAAATGAATAAAGATAGTATTGCAGAATGGTCTAAATAA
- a CDS encoding SRPBCC family protein: MKIYTLHKKQNLPITLDEAWEFLSNPKNLKIITPDYMGFNILSGADKPMFSGQMIQYIVTPILGIPTKWVTEITHVQDKKYFVDEQRYGPYSLWHHKHFLKEIPGGIEMEDIIDYKIPMGILGQLVHPILVKPKLDEIFEYRRKKLIELFGEFQH, encoded by the coding sequence GTGAAAATTTATACACTTCATAAAAAACAAAATTTACCCATTACATTAGATGAAGCTTGGGAATTTTTATCAAATCCAAAAAATCTAAAGATAATAACTCCTGATTATATGGGATTCAACATATTATCTGGTGCTGATAAACCTATGTTTTCTGGGCAAATGATACAATATATTGTTACTCCTATTTTAGGTATTCCAACAAAATGGGTTACTGAAATTACTCATGTTCAAGACAAAAAGTATTTTGTAGATGAACAACGTTATGGGCCATATTCTCTTTGGCATCATAAACATTTTTTAAAAGAAATTCCAGGTGGAATAGAAATGGAAGATATTATTGATTATAAGATTCCAATGGGTATTTTAGGTCAATTAGTTCATCCAATATTAGTAAAACCTAAACTCGATGAAATTTTTGAATATAGACGAAAAAAATTGATTGAGTTATTTGGTGAATTTCAACATTAA
- a CDS encoding cryptochrome/photolyase family protein — protein sequence MTIFWFRRDLRLQDNVGLFHALYENDSILPIFIFDPAILSQLPRNDSRVTFIYNQLKNIQSQLNQVGKSLAIFFDDPKTVFEKLITENKITSVYTNHDYEPYARKRDKNIYQILKANDISFKTLKDQVIFEKNEIVKDDNSPYVVYTPFSKKWKQKLSTTTLLYYNSEDFLDKIVSHSYSFLSLETIGFEKSALKISKFDISEKLIENYENTRNFPSLNGTSMLGVYLRFGTISVREMVKKAQLSKNETFLNELIWREFFMQILWHFPHTINQSFKPKYDAIIWDNNETLFQKWCEGKTGYPFVDAGMRELNATGHMHNRVRMIVASFLCKHLLIDWRWGETYFSTKLLDYEQASNVGNWQWAAGSGVDAAPYFRIFNPTEQIKKFDKDLKYIKKWVPELETSNYPKPIVDHKEAREKCLKRYKEALN from the coding sequence ATGACAATATTCTGGTTTAGAAGAGATTTAAGATTACAAGATAATGTAGGGTTATTTCATGCACTTTATGAAAATGATTCTATTTTACCTATTTTTATTTTTGATCCTGCTATTCTTTCTCAATTACCTAGAAATGATTCACGGGTTACTTTTATTTATAATCAATTAAAAAACATTCAATCACAATTAAATCAGGTTGGAAAATCATTAGCTATTTTTTTTGATGATCCAAAAACAGTATTTGAAAAACTAATTACTGAAAATAAAATAACATCCGTTTATACTAATCATGATTACGAACCATACGCTCGAAAACGCGATAAAAATATTTATCAGATTTTAAAAGCAAATGATATTTCATTCAAAACATTGAAAGATCAAGTTATTTTTGAAAAAAATGAAATTGTAAAAGATGATAATTCACCTTATGTAGTTTATACTCCCTTTTCAAAAAAGTGGAAACAAAAATTAAGTACTACTACTCTACTCTATTATAATTCAGAAGATTTTTTAGATAAAATTGTATCACATTCTTATTCATTTCTTTCATTAGAAACTATTGGATTTGAAAAAAGTGCTTTAAAAATTTCAAAATTTGATATTTCAGAAAAACTTATAGAAAATTACGAGAATACTCGAAACTTCCCTAGTTTAAATGGAACATCAATGTTAGGAGTTTATCTTAGATTTGGAACTATATCTGTTCGTGAAATGGTTAAAAAGGCACAACTATCTAAGAATGAAACTTTCTTAAATGAACTCATTTGGAGAGAATTTTTCATGCAAATACTTTGGCATTTTCCTCATACCATAAATCAAAGTTTTAAACCTAAATATGACGCAATAATTTGGGACAATAATGAAACTCTATTTCAAAAATGGTGTGAAGGAAAAACAGGATATCCATTTGTAGATGCTGGAATGCGAGAATTAAATGCAACAGGACACATGCACAATAGAGTGAGAATGATAGTTGCTAGTTTCCTTTGTAAACACTTATTAATAGATTGGCGTTGGGGAGAAACTTATTTTTCAACAAAACTATTAGACTATGAACAAGCTAGTAACGTTGGTAATTGGCAATGGGCAGCAGGTTCTGGTGTTGATGCTGCTCCTTATTTTAGAATTTTTAACCCAACAGAACAAATTAAAAAATTTGACAAAGACTTAAAATATATTAAAAAATGGGTTCCAGAATTAGAAACATCAAACTATCCAAAACCCATTGTTGATCATAAAGAAGCACGTGAAAAATGCTTAAAAAGATATAAAGAAGCCTTAAATTAA
- a CDS encoding HAD family hydrolase, with product MLKTVIFDMDGVIVDTEPVHKYAYYKHFEELEIEVSDELYASFTGNSTRNVFQKVKENFQLQHEVEDLILRKRFLFNDAFDTKEDLHLIEGVEDLIKELHYNEVELILASSASKGTIQRVFNRFNLHQYFTHTVSGEDFPKSKPHPAIFLHAASLSIHPKENCIVIEDSTNGVEAAKAADIYCVGYRSSNSNLQDLAKADRIVNHFNELDVLNLKKGF from the coding sequence ATGCTAAAAACTGTAATTTTTGATATGGACGGCGTAATTGTAGATACAGAACCCGTTCATAAATATGCTTATTATAAACATTTTGAAGAATTAGAAATTGAAGTTAGTGATGAGTTATATGCTTCATTTACAGGAAACTCTACTCGAAATGTTTTTCAAAAAGTTAAAGAAAATTTTCAATTGCAACATGAAGTTGAAGATTTAATTCTAAGAAAACGTTTCCTCTTTAATGATGCTTTTGATACTAAAGAAGACTTACATTTAATAGAAGGAGTTGAAGATTTAATAAAAGAATTACATTATAATGAAGTTGAATTAATTTTAGCATCTTCAGCTTCAAAAGGTACAATTCAAAGAGTTTTTAATCGTTTCAATTTACATCAATATTTTACACATACTGTAAGTGGTGAAGATTTTCCAAAATCAAAACCACATCCTGCTATTTTCTTGCATGCTGCAAGTTTGTCAATACATCCAAAAGAAAATTGTATTGTTATTGAAGATAGTACAAATGGAGTAGAAGCAGCAAAAGCTGCGGATATTTATTGTGTCGGTTATAGAAGTAGTAACTCTAATCTACAAGATTTAGCTAAAGCCGATAGAATAGTTAACCATTTCAATGAACTAGATGTTTTAAATTTAAAAAAAGGTTTTTAA
- a CDS encoding RNA polymerase sigma factor yields MQDEKVFIEALLNPKTQQEAFRELLQLYQKPLYNHIRNIVLNHDDTDDILQNTFIKIFQNISKFKGESKLFSWIYRIATNEALNFLQQKSKKQGISNEEVQQKALNKLESDVFFDGDEIQLKLQKAIAILPEKQQLVFKMKYFEELKYEEISEIVDTSVGALKASYHLAVKKIEEYLKKN; encoded by the coding sequence TTGCAAGACGAAAAAGTGTTTATTGAAGCTTTACTAAATCCGAAAACGCAACAAGAAGCTTTTCGGGAATTATTGCAATTATATCAAAAACCGTTGTATAATCATATTCGGAATATTGTATTAAACCATGACGATACTGATGATATTTTACAAAATACTTTTATAAAAATATTTCAAAATATTTCAAAATTTAAAGGAGAAAGTAAATTGTTTTCTTGGATTTATAGAATTGCAACAAATGAAGCTTTAAATTTTTTACAACAAAAATCTAAAAAACAAGGTATTTCAAATGAAGAAGTACAACAAAAAGCATTAAATAAACTAGAAAGTGATGTTTTTTTTGATGGTGATGAAATTCAATTAAAATTACAAAAAGCAATAGCTATATTACCTGAAAAACAACAATTAGTCTTTAAAATGAAATATTTTGAAGAACTAAAATATGAAGAAATATCAGAAATTGTAGATACATCTGTTGGAGCATTAAAAGCTAGTTATCATTTAGCTGTTAAAAAAATTGAAGAATATTTAAAAAAGAATTAA
- a CDS encoding sensor of ECF-type sigma factor, with product MKTKIALLLLFISSFSFSQGFKEKKEKIKALKVAFITEELNLTTEEAQKFWPVYNSYDDKQFEIRHNKMKAIVNQYESSEIEKLSEKEALQLVKKMEANEDEMHNLKKKYIKDLLNVLPAKKVVKLKKVEDEFNRKLFKQYRDRRD from the coding sequence ATGAAAACAAAAATAGCATTACTATTATTATTCATTTCCTCTTTCTCTTTTTCACAAGGGTTTAAAGAAAAAAAAGAAAAAATAAAAGCATTAAAAGTAGCTTTTATAACAGAAGAATTAAATTTAACAACAGAAGAAGCGCAAAAATTTTGGCCTGTTTATAATTCGTATGATGATAAACAATTTGAAATTAGGCATAATAAAATGAAAGCAATTGTCAATCAATATGAAAGTAGTGAAATTGAAAAACTTTCAGAAAAAGAAGCTTTACAACTTGTTAAAAAAATGGAAGCCAATGAAGATGAAATGCATAATCTAAAAAAGAAATATATAAAAGATTTATTAAATGTACTTCCTGCAAAAAAAGTAGTAAAATTAAAGAAGGTAGAAGATGAGTTTAATAGAAAACTTTTTAAACAATATAGAGATCGTAGAGATTAA
- a CDS encoding TolC family protein produces MKKIMIKMLNKKIYLYVGIAFILLNLASCKTPEMVEKIANANVPEQYNSSQDTINSGKMKWEDYFADPYLKSLIDTALKNNQELNITLQEIEIARNEIRVRKGEYLPFLGIKGSAGLDKVGRYTSKGANDATTDIKPDTEMPEPLPDYMIGAYASWEVDIWGKLHNAKKSAVSRYLATVEGKNFVITNLIAEIANSYYELLALDNQLNLVKQNIDIQNNALKIVKLLKESARSNELAVKRFEAQVLNTQSLQFTIEQRIVETENKINFLLGRYPQPIERDVTIFNNLSLENISAGLPSELLANRPDIKQAELDLAAAKLDIKVAKARFYPSLGISAGIGFQAFNPSYLIKTPQSLLYSIAGDLVAPLINRNAIKATYYNANAKQIQAVYNYERTILNAYVEVANQLSMIKNMSKTYDFKSKQVDALNTSVIISNDLFRSARADYMEVLLTQRDALESEFDLIEAKMELMNAKVNIYKALGGGWN; encoded by the coding sequence ATGAAAAAAATAATGATAAAGATGCTTAACAAAAAGATATATTTATATGTAGGTATTGCCTTCATATTATTGAATTTAGCTAGTTGTAAAACACCAGAAATGGTTGAAAAAATAGCTAATGCTAATGTGCCAGAGCAATATAATTCATCTCAAGATACTATCAATTCAGGAAAAATGAAATGGGAAGATTATTTTGCCGATCCGTATTTGAAGAGTTTAATTGATACTGCTTTAAAAAATAATCAAGAATTGAATATCACGTTGCAAGAAATTGAAATTGCACGTAATGAAATTCGAGTAAGAAAAGGAGAATATTTACCATTTCTAGGAATTAAAGGTTCAGCAGGACTTGACAAAGTTGGTCGTTATACAAGTAAAGGAGCAAATGATGCTACGACTGATATTAAACCTGATACTGAAATGCCAGAACCATTACCAGATTATATGATCGGAGCTTATGCAAGTTGGGAAGTTGATATTTGGGGGAAATTACATAATGCTAAAAAATCTGCGGTTAGCAGATATTTAGCAACAGTTGAAGGAAAAAACTTTGTAATAACAAATCTTATTGCAGAAATTGCTAATTCATATTATGAGCTATTAGCGTTGGATAATCAATTAAACTTGGTTAAACAAAATATTGATATTCAGAACAATGCACTTAAAATTGTAAAATTGTTAAAAGAATCTGCACGTTCAAATGAATTAGCTGTAAAACGATTTGAAGCTCAGGTATTAAACACACAAAGTCTTCAATTTACTATTGAGCAAAGAATAGTAGAAACAGAGAATAAAATTAACTTTTTATTAGGTAGATATCCCCAACCTATAGAAAGAGATGTAACTATTTTTAATAATTTAAGTTTAGAAAATATTAGTGCTGGTTTACCTTCAGAATTATTAGCAAATAGACCAGATATTAAACAGGCAGAATTAGATTTGGCTGCTGCTAAATTAGATATTAAAGTTGCTAAAGCACGTTTTTATCCTTCTTTAGGTATTTCCGCTGGAATTGGTTTTCAAGCTTTTAACCCTTCATATTTGATTAAAACACCACAATCATTATTGTATTCAATTGCAGGAGATTTGGTAGCACCATTAATCAATAGAAATGCGATAAAAGCAACTTATTATAATGCAAATGCAAAACAAATTCAAGCAGTTTATAATTATGAACGTACTATTTTAAATGCTTATGTTGAAGTAGCCAATCAATTGTCAATGATTAAAAATATGTCAAAAACATATGACTTTAAATCAAAACAAGTTGATGCACTTAATACATCAGTAATTATTTCAAACGATCTTTTTAGGTCAGCTCGTGCTGATTACATGGAAGTGTTGTTAACACAACGTGATGCTTTGGAATCTGAATTTGATTTAATTGAAGCTAAAATGGAACTGATGAATGCTAAAGTTAACATTTATAAAGCTTTAGGAGGTGGATGGAATTAA